From one Musa acuminata AAA Group cultivar baxijiao chromosome BXJ2-6, Cavendish_Baxijiao_AAA, whole genome shotgun sequence genomic stretch:
- the LOC103987489 gene encoding pentatricopeptide repeat-containing protein At5g15300, giving the protein MIRKSGNKRHQPAVWRRCRTIRSLRQMHALMVVTGFLSDASALRELLFSSAVSVAGAVPYALQLFDRIPRPDLFMWNTVIRGAAHTSTPSDAISLFARMERAGTRPDKLTFPFLLRACTKLSESALGSQFHAKITKFGLESDSFVRNALINMHANCGDLAVADSLFDGSARRDVVAWSALIAGCARRGELTIARQLFDDMPSKDLISWNVMITACAKRGEMAMARELFDRVPEKDVVSWNAMIAGYVQCGEHDQAMEVFEQMHVAGEQADEVTMLSLLSACADAGVLDIGKRIHVSLMEMCSRNGLSTCLGNALIDMYAKCGSIQGAMEVFRGLREKDLSTWNSIVGGLAIHGHFEDSLYLFEDMLKKKLRPDEITFVGVLVACSHGGMVEQGKRYFCLMQNEYGIEPNIKHYGCMVDMLGRAGLLKEAFEFIDSMKIEPNPIVWRALLGACRIHGDVKLAERANEQLLRMRNDASGDFVLLSNIYASRGEWGGVEKVRKLMHDRGVSKEAGCTLFDTDSKELMQFLSQGKPGLRMKEAA; this is encoded by the coding sequence ATGATACGGAAGTCAGGCAACAAGCGGCACCAACCGGCGGTATGGCGGCGCTGCCGCACCATCCGCTCCCTGAGGCAGATGCACGCCCTTATGGTCGTCACTGGCTTCCTCTCCGACGCCTCCGCCCTTCGGGAACTGCTATTCTCCTCGGCCGTATCGGTCGCGGGCGCCGTGCCTTACGCCCTCCAACTGTTCGACCGAATCCCCCGCCCGGACCTCTTCATGTGGAACACCGTCATCCGCGGCGCTGCCCACACCTCCACGCCCTCGGACGCCATTTCCCTGTTCGCGCGCATGGAGAGAGCCGGCACACGGCCTGACAAACTCACCTTCCCCTTCCTCCTCCGCGCTTGCACCAAGCTCTCCGAATCCGCGTTGGGTTCACAATTCCATGCCAAGATCACAAAATTTGGTCTGGAATCAGATTCCTTTGTCAGGAACGCACTCATTAACATGCACGCGAATTGCGGCGACTTGGCAGTTGCTGATTCACTCTTCGATGGGTCTGCCAGACGGGACGTCGTTGCGTGGTCCGCGTTGATTGCAGGCTGCGCAAGAAGAGGTGAGCTGACCATCGCACGTCAGTTGTTCGACGATATGCCGTCCAAGGATTTGATCTCTTGGAATGTCATGATCACTGCATGTGCGAAACGAGGGGAGATGGCAATGGCACGGGAGTTGTTCGATCGGGTTCCCGAAAAGGATGTTGTGTCATGGAATGCGATGATCGCTGGATATGTGCAATGCGGGGAGCATGATCAAGCGATGGAGGTTTTTGAACAGATGCATGTTGCAGGGGAGCAGGCTGATGAGGTTACGATGCTGAGCTTGCTTTCTGCATGCGCTGATGCTGGAGTTCTGGATATCGGCAAGAGGATACATGTCTCCCTGATGGAGATGTGCTCTAGAAATGGGCTTTCTACATGTCTTGGCAATGCATTGATAGACATGTATGCAAAGTGTGGGAGCATTCAAGGAGCAATGGAGGTTTTCCGGGGGTTGAGGGAGAAGGACCTATCAACATGGAACTCGATTGTTGGAGGATTAGCAATCCATGGTCACTTTGAAGACTCGTTATATTTATTTGAAGACATGCTTAAGAAGAAATTGAGACCGGATGAGATCACTTTCGTCGGCGTCTTGGTTGCTTGCAGTCATGGAGGGATGGTCGAACAGGGAAAGAGATACTTTTGCCTGATGCAGAATGAGTATGGGATTGAACCAAATATCAAGCATTATGGTTGTATGGTGGACATGCTTGGGCGTGCAGGACTTCTGAAAGAAGCATTTGAATTTATAGATAGTATGAAGATTGAACCAAACCCAATTGTGTGGAGGGCACTGCTTGGAGCTTGTCGAATCCATGGCGATGTCAAATTGGCTGAGCGAGCTAATGAACAGTTGCTGAGGATGAGGAATGATGCAAGTGGGGACTTTGTGTTGCTTTCCAATATTTATGCTTCAAGAGGAGAGTGGGGTGGAGTGGAGAAGGTGAGGAAGTTGATGCATGACAGAGGAGTTAGCAAGGAGGCTGGCTGTACTCTGTTTGATACTGATAGTAAAGAGCTCATGCAATTTTTGTCACAGGGTAAACCTGGTTTAAGGATGAAGGAAGCTGCTTGA
- the LOC135613470 gene encoding methyltransferase FGSG_00040-like, giving the protein MKVSIEEHLQQLRSRATELLLREDWNEYINLYSRFISLCRSHLLAAGNGAASDSLHKTLCLALSNRAEGRFRSRDLPGALEDCDDALDLDPAHLKSLLCKAKVLLDLDRYSSASECLKLALASQPSGGAADVVRGLSYRCRKLEAQSRTGSFDLSDWILNGFSEKCPDLAEYIGPVEIRRSTNGGRGLFATKNVEAGTPLVVTRAVVVGRGILPESGDRHGESARMVMWKDFVDKILDVAEKCSRTLCLIYQLSAGTGQGELDVPDIDLFKPEAAEELFVLKSKNPDVGRILKVLDVNCLREEGFSAGIHGKHSNCIGVGLWILPSFVNHSCSPNARRLHVGDRVVVHASRDVKAGEEITFPYFDVLLPLDDRRAMAKGWGFECSCERCRLEESVGFRQEMRELEMVMKSGTDLDGVAVRLEEGMSRWTMKGKAKGFLRASFWPAYSGVYESERLTRRCGRRIPAVSMAVQSVSEAVGGDERILRALLKRLKRGGGDAMEMDKAMRLGRGTYGKIMKKAAMKALCEVALGHYAN; this is encoded by the coding sequence ATGAAGGTGAGCATCGAAGAGCACCTGCAGCAGCTGCGATCTAGGGCCACGGAGCTCCTCCTCCGGGAGGACTGGAATGAATACATCAACCTCTACTCCCGCTTTATCTCCctctgccgcagccacctcctcgcgGCCGGCAATGGCGCCGCATCCGATTCCCTCCATAAGACCCTCTGCCTCGCCCTCTCCAACCGCGCCGAGGGCCGTTTCCGCTCCCGCGACCTCCCCGGCGCACTCGAGGACTGCGACGACGCGCTCGACCTCGACCCGGCTCACCTCAAGTCCCTCCTCTGCAAAGCCAAAGTCTTGCTTGACCTCGACCGTTACTCGTCGGCGTCCGAGTGCCTCAAGTTGGCGCTCGCAAGCCAGCCTTCCGGCGGTGCCGCCGACGTGGTTCGGGGGCTCTCGTACCGGTGCCGGAAGCTGGAGGCACAGTCGAGGACCGGGAGCTTCGACCTCTCCGACTGGATCTTGAACGGATTCAGCGAGAAATGCCCGGATCTGGCAGAATACATCGGCCCCGTCGAGATCCGGAGATCCACCAACGGCGGAAGAGGGCTTTTTGCCACCAAGAATGTGGAGGCGGGTACGCCACTGGTTGTGACAAGGGCAGTAGTGGTTGGAAGAGGGATACTGCCAGAATCCGGCGACCGGCATGGCGAGAGTGCTCGAATGGTGATGTGGAAGGACTTCGTCGACAAGATTCTCGATGTCGCTGAAAAATGCAGCAGAACACTTTGCTTGATCTACCAACTATCCGCAGGGACCGGGCAAGGCGAGCTCGACGTTCCTGACATAGACCTGTTCAAGCCAGAGGCAGCCGAGGAGCTCTTCGTTCTCAAGAGCAAAAACCCAGACGTGGGTAGAATATTGAAGGTCTTGGACGTCAATTGCCTACGAGAAGAGGGATTCTCCGCAGGGATCCACGGAAAGCACAGCAACTGCATCGGAGTGGGGCTATGGATACTGCCATCCTTTGTGAACCATTCTTGCAGCCCGAACGCGAGGAGGCTGCACGTTGGCGACCGGGTGGTCGTTCACGCGTCCCGCGACGTAAAGGCCGGCGAGGAGATCACATTCCCTTATTTCGACGTGCTCTTGCCGCTCGACGACCGAAGGGCGATGGCGAAGGGATGGGGATTCGAGTGCAGCTGCGAGAGGTGCAGATTGGAGGAGTCTGTCGGCTTCAGGCAGGAGATGAGGGAGCTGGAGATGGTCATGAAGAGTGGGACCGACTTAGACGGAGTTGCAGTGAGACTGGAAGAGGGGATGAGTAGATGGACGATGAAGGGGAAGGCAAAAGGTTTCCTGAGAGCATCGTTTTGGCCTGCTTATTCCGGCGTTTATGAGTCTGAGAGGCTGACGAGGAGATGCGGACGGCGGATTCCGGCGGTGTCCATGGCTGTGCAGAGCGTATCAGAAGCTGTGGGAGGGGACGAGAGGATCTTGAGGGCGTTGTTGAAGAGACTGAAGAGAGGTGGAGGTGATGCCATGGAGATGGACAAGGCGATGAGGTTGGGAAGAGGTACGTACGGCAAGATCATGAAGAAAGCGGCGATGAAAGCTCTGTGTGAGGTTGCTTTGGGCCACTATGCCAATTGA
- the LOC135614659 gene encoding ribulose-phosphate 3-epimerase, chloroplastic-like, with protein MITTAAASSSSAMAIAVPHRGRLWRLSLSPPPDSIGVRRKLQTVVKASARVERYSKSDIIVSPSILSANFAKLGEQVKAVEVAGCDWIHVDVMDGRFVPNITIGPLVVDALRPVTNLPLDVHLMIVEPEQRVPDFIKAGADIVSVHCEQSSTIHLHRTVNQVKSLGAKAGVVLNPATPLSAIEYVLDVVDLVLIMSVNPGFGGQSFIESQVKKISELRRLCAEKGVNPWIEVDGGVGPSNAYKVIEAGANAIVAGSAVFGAKNYAEAIKGIKTSKRPTAVAV; from the exons ATGATCACCACGGCAGCCGCTTCCTCTTCGTCTGCGATGGCGATTGCGGTGCCCCACCGCGGACGCCTGTGGAGGCTCTCTCTCTCCCCGCCGCCCGACAGTATCGGCGTCAG GAGGAAGCTTCAAACTGTGGTCAAGGCATCAGCACGAGTTGAAAGATACTCAAAGAGCGACATAATTGTCTCACCGTCTATTCTCTCTGCTAATTTTGCTAAGCTGGGTGAGCAG GTTAAAGCTGTTGAAGTGGCCGGATGTGATTGGATTCATGTTGATGTGATGGATGGACGCTTTGTGCCAAATATCACCATAGGACCTCTTGTTGTTGATGCCTTGCGCCCAGTGACTAATCTCCCATTGGATGTGCATTTG ATGATTGTGGAACCTGAGCAGCGAGTTCCAGACTTTATCAAGGCAGGTGCTGACATTGTCAGTGTTCATTGCGAACAATCATCTACTATTCATTTGCATCGGACAGTTAATCAG GTTAAGAGTCTTGGAGCAAAAGCTGGCGTTGTTTTAAACCCTGCAACCCCATTAAGTGCCATAGAGTATGTGCTAGATG TGGTTGATCTGGTCTTGATCATGTCAGTTAATCCTGGCTTTGGTGGGCAGAGTTTTATTGAAAGTCAGGTGAAGAAAATTTCAGAATTGAGGAGGTTATGTGCTGAAAAG GGTGTAAATCCATGGATTGAAGTAGATGGTGGAGTTGGTCCTTCAAACGCATATAAG GTTATCGAAGCTGGTGCCAATGCCATAGTTGCAGGTTCTGCagtatttggtgctaaaaattatgcagAAG CAATAAAAGGCATCAAGACTAGTAAAAGACCTACGGCAGTTGCAGTATAA